DNA from Brachyspira aalborgi:
CTCGGAGCTGTGGGAGATGATAATTTTGGAAAAGATTTATCTTATTCTCTATCGTCAAATAAAGTTAATATAGACAATCTTATAATTAAAAAAAATGTTTCTACGGGAATAGCCTTTATTACGGTTATTGAAAGCGGAGCAAATAATATAATAGTATCTCAAGGAGCTAACGCTTTAATTACTAAAGAAGACATTAAAGAAGAATTAATTAATAAATACGATATTATAGTTATGCAATTAGAAATTCCTTTAGAGATTGCAAAATATTCTGCAAAGATTTCAAAAAAACTTAATAAAATAGTCGTTCTAAATCCTTCGCCTGCAATAAAATTAGACAAAGAATTTTTAAGTTATATTGATATTCTTATTCCTAACGAAACCGAAATAAATATAATTGGAGGAATAGATTATGTTTTTGATTGCGGAGTTAAAAATATTATTTTAACTTTAGGCAAAAAAGGTTGCGAATTGATAACTAAAGAAAATAATAAAATTAACAGAAAAACTTTTAACGCTTATAATGTAGAAGTTGTCGACACTACGGCGGCGGGAGATAGTTTTTTAGGCGGAATAGTTAGAATGTTAGCGGAAGATAAAACTATTGAAGAAGCGATAACTTTTGCAATGAAAGTCGCCAATATAACGGTTACAAGAAAAGGCGCTATAGATTCTATTCCGACTTACGAAGAAGTAATTAATAAAAAATGGAATTAAAATTTTCTTAAAATAATTTAAATAAAAAATTTTTGCAATTAATAGATTTTCATTATAGAATTATTCGATAATTTAAAAGTAATAGGAATTATTATGGAAATATCTGAAAAAACTTTGAAATTCTTACTCAATATGCAGCAAAACGAAATAAACGAATATCATGTTTATTTGAATTTGGTAAAATTCGTTAAAAAAGAAGACGACAAAAAAGTCTTAACGGATATAGCGAAAGAGGAGTTGATTCATTCAAAAACTTTGGAAAAATATACTAATAAAAAATTGAAACCTCAAAAATTAAAAGTTTTTAAATTCTTTATTTTAAGCGTTCTTTTTGGCTACACTTTCGTAATTAAGATAATGGAAGGCGGAGAGAAAAACGCCGAATATATTTATTCAAAAATAGAAGAAGAAATTCCAGACGCTAAAAAAATCGCGTTCGAAGAAGACGAACATGAAAATAAATTAATAGCGATACTTGACGAAGAGAGATTAAAATATATCGGCTCTATGGTTTTGGGTTTAAGCGATGCTCTCGTTGAAATAAGCGGAACTTTGGCGGGATTAAGTTTTGCATTGCAGAATAATAAACTTGTAGCTTTATCGGGAATAATAACGGGAATATCGGCGACTTTATCAATGGCTTCTTCAGAATATCTTTCTGCAAAATCGGACGGAAATAAAAACGCTTTTAAGTCTTCTTTATATACGGGAATAATTTATTTGTTAACCGTAAGTTTTTTAATTACGCCTTATTTAATTTTTCCAAACGATAAATGCGTTTATGCTTTAATTACTATGATTATTATAGTTATTTGTATAATATTTATTTTTACTTATTATGTTTCGGTTGCAAAAAGTCTGCCTTTTAGAAATAGATTTTTTGAAATGGTAAGCATAAGTTTAACGGTTGCAGGAATAAGTTTTTTTATAGGAATTTTGGTTAAAAACTTTTTAGGAATAGACATTTAATTATGATTAAAGAATTTAAATACAAAATTGAAATAAACGATTTTATAGATTTTCAACTTCATTACTTAAAAACAAACTCTCAAATTAAATCTTCCGCTAAAAAAAGCGTTATAATTTTGATAGCGATTTATATATTAATATTTATAGCGATTATTTTATTTTTCAAAGGCGATAATTATTTTATAATCGTTCCTGCAATTTTACTTTCCGCTTTATTTTCGTTAATACAAATAAAAACTTATAAAAATCGTTTGAATAAAAAAATAATTAAAAAAATATATCAATATGTAGATGATAGAAAACTTGACGGAGTTTTTGGCGATAAAATTTTAACTATATGCGAAGATAAAATAATTTTCAAAGAAGACAGAGGCGAGATGACTTTTAATAAATCGGACATAAAAAATATAGATTTTAGCGAGAAATCAATTTTTATTTATACCGATAATACTTCGGCTATAATTATTCCAAAAAGTTATTTGAGTAAGGAAGATATTGATTTTTTGATTAATTATAAGAATTAATTTTTATATTATGTAAAATTAATCGAATTTTTTTATTAATAAACTATTGACAATTATTTACAATATGTTATTATATAAATATAATTAAGTAGGATTTTTTATGTCTGCATCAACTCAACTCAACTCAACTCAACTCAACTCAACTCAACTCAACTCAACTCAACTCAACTTGTAGTTTAAATAAATTATTTTGGTATAATATATTTAAATCCTCGTATTACTGACTTTTATATTTTTGAAAATAAAAATATAGGAGTTAATAATACAAAATGAAAGAAACTATTTTAGATAAATTTTTAAGAAAATATAGAATAAGAATGGTTAAACCGACTATAGAAAAATATAATAATTGTAGATTATTGGATGTAGGTTGCGGTTGGGAAGCCAAATTATTAAAGTCGATAGAAAATTATATAGATTATGGAGTAGGAATAGATTTTAAACCTCCAAAATTAAAAACTGAAAAATTAGAAACTATCAAATCGGTTTTAGAAAAAGAACTTCCTTTTGAAAATGAAAGTTTTGATGTGGTTACAATGTTAGCTGTATTGGAGCATTTAAGTTATCCTGAAGATATTTTAAAAGAAATTCGCAGGGTTTTGAAAAAAGATGGAAGATTAATAATAACTGTTCCTTCAAAAATAGCAAAACCTATATTGGAATTTTTAGCTTATAATATGCATGTTATTGACAGGCTTGAAATAGAAGACCATAAAAAATATTATAATAAAAAAGATATATTTGAAGCTGCTGAAATTTCTAATTTTATAGTTGAAAAACATAAATATTTTCAATTAAGATGCAATAATTTTGCAATTTTGAAAAAGAATATTAATTAGTTTTATATTTTAATATTATTTTTACATAATTATCGGTTTATAAAGTTTGTTTTATATGTATAATTAAATAGCTATAACTTTATTTATATAACTTGATTTTATCTTAAATTCATTGTATTATATATTAAAAAAATAAACGCTAAAATCGATTCGGGGAATAAATTTTGGAAAATATGATAGACATAATTAATAAAGCTCAATTAAAGACTATAGATAAAGATACATTTTTATCTGTAAGTTCTTTATGTTCTTCTATTCCAAAAAGTATTACCGAAAATCCTAAATGGAAAGAATTGCAAGCTACGGCTAAAGAGATTTATAGAACTTTGGTTTCAAATTACGATTATGAGCTTGGAATAGCGAGAATAACGCATTCTCAAATATTAAACGAAGCTGGAATTGGCGGAAATGCAACTATAGTTAAATCTATCGATATTTTAGAAGAGAAAGGTTTTATAATAAGAGTGGAATCAAAATCGAAAAGTCATCATTATTTAATGCCTTATCAAGAAAAACTTTATTCCGAAACATGCAATTTTGAAGCGAGAGATTTATCGGCTTTTTATACCATAAGCAAAAAGAATAAAAGAGAAGAAAAATCTAAACAGTCGATTGATAAACTTTTTTACAAGGTTTGTTATAATTTAAACTGTTTAGGAATAGACGCTCCGCATAAACTGATTGATAAATATTCTTCGGATGGAGGTAAATTAAGAATTATATTATCTATGTCGGATGCAATTTATATAGCTAAAAAATATAATTTAAAGAAAAATATTGATTTAAATAAATATCTTATAGATTTATTGAAAAAAGGAAATTTAAGAGATAATATATTTGATAATGAAACAATGAATACTATAAGAAATATAATTATAAAAAATAAACAAAATATTACAGAGTAAAATTATGGCGACAAAAAAAACAAATAACGAAGAAAATTCTAAAAGAAATTCCGCTTCAAAAAAATCTGCGGAAATATCTAAAACGAGCAAAAAGCAAACTGCAAGTTTAAAAAAGAAAACGGATGGGCAGATAAAAAAAACTACGACTAAAAAAACTGCAACTAAAAAAAGCGTTGAAGTTCCTAAAAAAACCGTTTCTTCAAGCATAAGAAAAATAGAACCTATAAAAACGGACGATATTGAAAAAAAAGAAGAGAGAGAATCAATAAAATTATTGAGAGAAGCTATAAAAGCAAAATCTAAAAATATCTCAAAACCCGTATCTGTAAAAAAACATTTGATAATAAAAGACGAAGAGATAAAAGAAAATGAAACAGCTTCAAATACAACGGAAAGTTCTATTATAAATAAAGAAAACGCTAAAAATGTAGAAAAAGCCGATTATATTTTTAACGAGTTTAAGAAAAAAGAAGAAACTAAAGAAATAAAAACTGAAAATAAAACATTTAGCAAAAATACTTATAGCAAAAGCGATATATTTAAAAAGCCCGTTATAATAAGAAGTCCTATAGAAGCGGAAGAATTAAAAAGAAATATAGAAAACTCTAAATTTAATCAAAGCGAAATGGACGAAGCTATAGAAAATGCGGCTATGATAGAAGAAGATACGCCGATTGAAGATTATAGCATATATTCGAGTAAAAAATTAGAAGAGTTAAGAAAAAAAGATATAAAAATAATAGAAACTGAAGACGAAATGAAAGCGAGCGGAATTCCAGAAGTTGAAAGAAAACCAGCTCAACCTTATACCGCTCCAGCTCATTCTTCGGCAAAAAAACAAAAAAAATCAAACAAATTGATTGCGATTATAGGAATTATAATAATAATATTAGGTTTGTCTTATTTAGGATTTCAATTTTTTGGAAATAAAACGGACGCTTTAGAAGACGATTTTTATAGCACTATATCGACAAATGAAAACGAAACTAATAATATAATTTCTTCTACTACTACAAATACAAATGAAAATATTTCTCAAACTAATGAAACTGAAAATATTACAAATGAAATTTCTAAAACTAACGATATAGCAAAACAGAATAGCGATAAAGTTATTGAAACTAACGATATTAAATCGGTTTCTTCAAATAATACGATTATTCAATCGAATATCGCAACTTCTCCAAAACCAAATTTGCCTAATACTCCAAATATTCCTAATCCGCCGATTATACCAAATCCGCCAGCAAAAAATACGAATGCATATTTGGGCGGAAACACATACAGAACAAAATGGACGGATACTTTAACTTCTATAGCTTCAAGCGAACTTGGAGATGCAAGAAGATGGCCCACAATTTATGTTATGAATGAAAATATTTTTAAGGACCCTGATTCTTTGGTTTTCAATAAAGATATTAAAATTCCCGAAGGCGCAAAAAAAAAAGTTGATGAGATGAATGCGGAAGAGAGAAGGGCTTTATATAACGACTATATGAGAGTAGCCGAAATATATTTAAGTATTGGAAAAACAAATTCTGCAAATACAATGAAGAGCAGAGCGAATTCAATTATAAAATGAAAAATATAAAAAAGAAAAATATTATATTAGGATTCTCATGTAAAGGCTGCGGAACATGTTGCAAAGAAAAAGGATATATTTTTTTTAATAAAAGCGATATATCGAAAGCCTCAAAATATCTCGGCATAACTCCTTTAATTTTTATAAGCAAATATTTAGATTATGATGATTCTTTAGGTTATCATATTAAAGTTGATAATGAAAATCGTTGTCATTTTTTAGATAAAAACGATAAATGTTTAATACATAAAGCGAAACCTACTCAATGCAAAACTTTTCCATATTGGAAAGAATACACAGATAAAAACAGAAATTTAATTTCGGGTAAATTTAATAGACCTTGCAAAGGCGCGATAGTAAAGAAGTAATTTTTTGGTTATTTTGCTAACAAAAATAACAACATAAAAAAAACGGTTTATACAATTAAGTATAAACCGCAAATCAAGGTATTAGAATTTATATAAAAAATTTGAAAAAGATTTTGCTTTATGCTTTCGGTCCAAATTTCAAACCTAACTCTACGCCTATATCGAATACGCCTTCAATTTCAGATTTTTCTCCAAGCTCTGGCGTAGCTTTAGTTTTAAGCATATCATATCCTAAATATAAACCAATATTAAAAGCTAATTTATCGGTAAAGAAAATAGAATAATCAAAAGTTCCTTTAATATAGCCTATAATAGCGGGACTATAGTTATCTCTAAAAACTTTCATGTCTATTTTTTCTTTGCCTTTAATTGTAGTATCTCCAATTTTAGCTTTAGAAGACAATTGAAAAGCTACGGGAATTTTTACTCCGCCGCCAATACCGATTGCGAAAGCTCCGATATTGATTTTTGGAAGCAAGCCAATTTGGAAACTATCCATAATATAAGCTGCATAGATTGAAATTTTAGTTCCTAACTCTTCATATTTTTGAGTAAGCGCGCGAGTAGTATGAGCGTATCCTAACTCTCCCAAAACGCTTATTCCAAAACCGCTTTTAACTTGCAACATATAACCTAATTGAGCGGTAACTCCAGCGTCAAAACCTATTCCGCTTTTCCATTTAATGTCTTTTTCACTTTTGCTAGGAATGCCGATACCCAATCCGAGTGGCACATTTAATATAAACTCAAATCCGCTTGCTGCAAATGCCGATACGCTAAAAATCATCGTCATCGCCATTATTACAATAAATTTTTTAATGTTTTTCATTTTATTATCTCCTTGTATGAAAAATTTTTATTTATAACAAAATCGGGTTTCTTCTCTCCCGATAAGTTGCCAAAGTTAAAGTATCCGAAAGAAACGGATAAAGAATTAAAAAATAATTTATTAAATTTATTATGAGATTGTTTTTTAAAAAATTTAAAGTTATGCCGTTGCGTTGCGTTGCGTTGCGTTGCGTTGCGTTGCAAATGCATATACAGTATTGTTATTTATTGTAATTTTCATATTAAACTTTCCTCACCGATTTCTCGGCAAATAGTTTTACTAATTAAATTATACAATATTAAAAAAATATGTCAAGCGTTTTTAAGAAAAAAAATAATTTCTCACATGGATGCAGAAAATTAAAAGAGCAAGAATCTATAATTTCTTAATTATTTAATTTATTATCTTTTACCAAAATGCAAACCTACAGTTATGTCGGCGCCAATAGAATGATGCTGATTTATATTATAGCCTGCAAATAATCTGTTTCTATCATTTTTATCGAAAAACATATATTCGTAATAAATGTCTAATCCTGCAACCAAAGCAATTTTTTCTGTAGCGTAAATTCTATCTTCTGCAAATAAACGAACATAAGGCGAATAAGGAATTTTAGTAGGTCTTCTTATTCCTTCTATAAGCGGAATAAATTTTACGCCTGAAGCTACTCCAAAAGCCAAATCTATTATCGATGCGGGATTTTCATTTATAATAAATTTAATTATTCTTTATATTTGCTTGTTTTCTTTTTACAAATGTTAAATATTATAAAAATTTTATTAATAAAATAGCAATAAAACGATTGATAATAATTTTTCAATATTATATAATATTTATCGTAAATATTTAATTAAAGAATATTAATAAAAAAATAATATAAGGAATAATTATGGCTTCATATCCGCTAGGGATAAATCCTAAAACAGAGAAACAATATAAGGTAATGATAGTGGACGATTCAAGCACAATTCGTATAGCCGAAAAAAAAATACTTTTATCCGAAAATTTTAATGTTATGCTCGAAGCTGACGGAGCAATGACGGCGTTAAAGCAATTAAAAGAATCGCCCGACAGACCCGATATACTTATGATTGATTTTGAAATGCCTCAAATGAATGGAATAGATTTATTAAAAAGAATAAGAGCTTTGAATTATGAAGGCAAAGTTATAGTTGTCACTTCTTATGCAAATAAAGGAATTTTAAGCGAATTTTTAAAACTTAAAATAGACGGATATGTGGTAAAACCCGTTCAAAGACAAACCATTATTCAGCATTTGGCAAAAGTTTTGGGAAGAGACGATTATATAAAGTAATTTCAAAATTGTATTATTCCAAAATTTTAAAAATCTATTAAAATCGTTAATCATGAATAAAAAAATAATGAAATTGCCCGATTCTGTCGCTAATCGTATAGCTGCTGGAGAAGTTATAGAAAGACCCGCTTCTATGCTTAAAGAACTTTTAGAAAACGCTATTGATTCTAAAGCCGATAATATAGAAGTTTCCACTCAAGAATCTGGAATAAAAAGCATGATTGTAGAAGATAACGGAGAGGGAATAAAATTTGAAGAACTTCCTCTTGCAATATCTCATCATGCCACGAGTAAAATTCATTCTATTGAAGATTTGGATTCTATTAATACTTTAGGTTTCAGAGGCGAGGCTTTAGCTTCAATATCGGATGTTACGAATTTAGAAATTATTTCAAAAAATGCAAATGAAAATAACGGAGGCAAAATAATTGTAGAAGGAGGAAAGATAATAGAGCATAAACCCGCAGCCGCTTCTAAAGGCACAAAAATTATAGCGAAAAATCTATTTTTTAATATACCTGCAAGATATAAATTCTTAAAACATACTTCAAGAGAATTTTTTCTTATGAAAGAAGTTTTCGATGCGGAAGCTTTAGTTCAACCTAATATTTCAATGAGATTAACAAATAACGGAAGACTTGCAATATCTTACGCGAAAGCTAAAAGCTTAAAAGATAGAATAGAAAATTATTTAAATGATAACGATATATTTTCAAATCTTATAGAAATAAACATTGAAAAAGAAAATATTTCTATTTACGGTTTATTTTCAAATTCAAAAATTAGTCAATCAATCAAAAAGAATAATTTTATATTTTTAAATAATCGTCCGATTGAAAATAGAGCGATTTCTTTTGCAATAAAAAACGCTTATTCAAACACCATACCAAAAGAAAGATATCCGTTTTATTTTTTATATATAAATATTGATTGCAATAAAGTCGATGTCAATGTTCATCCAAGCAAAAAAGAAGTTAGAATAAAAAACGAAAGAGAAACATCGGCAATGATTTATAACGAAATATTTAATAAAATAAACGAAGGCGCTTATTTTTCTTCTGTAAATATTGAAACCGATATTGAATCGACTCCGATTTTTAAAATTCAAAATGCTGAAAATTACGCTAATCAGTATAACAATTATAATAATACAAAAGAATATTATAATTCTTATCAAATTAAAGAGTTTAGTAAATTCGCACCCGAAAGAGATTTAAGAGAATTCGGAGAATATACGAAAGCGGTTGGACAAATATTTTCTTCGTATATAGTCGCTGAAAGAGGAGAGGAAATGTATATTATAGACCAGCATGCCGCCTATGAAAGATTAAATTACGAAAGAATATATAAAACCTTAACAAAAGGAAAATTAGAATACGAAAAATTATTAGTTCCTTGCGAAATAGAATACAGAGATTACGAAATAGATATTTTAAATAGTCATAAAGAAACTATCGAAGCTATCGGAATAAAATTTGAAACCAATTCAAAAAACAGCATAATAATAGAAGAAGTTCCGATATATATGCCGAAAAATCAAAAAATAGAAAAAATGATTAAAGATATTTTGGATATTTATATTTCAAAAGGCGAAAATAATTCTTTGGAAAAACTTATAAAACATACATGCAGTTCAATCTCTTGCAAATATTCTCCAAAAGCGGGAGATAGACTTTCAAATAGCGATATTCAAATTTTACTTGACTTGCTTGAAAAAGAAAATATTTTAACCAACTGCCCGCATGGACGCCCGTTTGTTTTAAGATTATCGAAAGATTATTTGGATAGAAAATTTTTCAGATAATATTTATTTAAATTATATTTTATTTAGATTATATTTAAATAATAAAAAAATTATTTTGAAGAAGTTTTTATATTTACGAATTTAATTTCAGAATTAACCGCTCCGTCTAAACTTTTATATTTTATAATTTCGGGCAAAGTATATTTTTCAATATTCGTATAAAAAATATCGACATCGTAAATTTTAGATTTTTTATTATAATATTCCGCTTTTTCAATTAATAAATTTTCTTTGTCTATCGTATAAGTTATGCTATAATCTTTATTATCGCCATTTGCTCTTAAAGAAATTTTATATTTTTCGTTTTCTTCTTTTAAACTTTCAAATATAAACTTACTTGAAAAAGAATTAAAATTTTGAGAGTTTCCAACGATTGCGTAAAATCCCGTAGTCTCTAAAACGCCTTCAAATATTTCAAACATATTTTTGTAAAAACTGTCGACATTTTCTAAAATTATAGTAGGCTTTGTTCCTTGAGTAAAAGCGAATTTCAATTTTATTTTATCTTTTGAAGAAGTATAATTTTTTGTAGGTATAGTCGATATTTGCCTTTCAATAATTTTGCCTTCTATATAAGCTTCAAAAGTTTTTGGATATATTGAAGAATATTTTTCTTTCATTTTAGAATATAATTCTTTAAAATCGTTTTTAGGCTCTTCTGAATAAAGACAAATAGGAAATAAAATTATTATAAATATTTTTTTAATTATATTATTCATTTTATTTATAATATATCTTTTAATTTAATTATCAATAGCATATTTTACAATTCTTTTTTAATCGGATTTTATATTATTTCCAAGCTCGCAAATAAATATTGCCGATATTACTAAAATTCCGCCTAATACAAAATTAAAAGTAAGTTTATCGTTCATAAATATAACTCCGCATAAAGCTCCTAAAAAAGCCTCTAAATTTAATAAAATGCTTGTTTTATTTACCGAAACATATTTTTGAGAAACGGTTTGGAGCAAATAAGCGAGTCCCGAACCGCCGATAGCCAAATATAAAAAAGATATTATATCGCCTCTTGAAAGAATTTCTATATTTAACGAAGTTTTTGTAATAAGAGCGAAAGATAAAGATATTATGCCCGCTATTATTAATTGCCAAATTGCCATTAATATTCCGTTTACATATTCTATTATAGCGTCTATCAAAATTAAATGAATTGCAAAAACTACCGCGCATAAAATTGCAAATAAATCTCCAATTTTAACTTCGTTTAATCCGTTTGCTAAAGTGAGAAAATATAA
Protein-coding regions in this window:
- a CDS encoding ribokinase, translated to MMKKILVIGSINKDLVINAPRFPKEGETILGKSFYTNNGGKGANQSAAIAKLGGDISILGAVGDDNFGKDLSYSLSSNKVNIDNLIIKKNVSTGIAFITVIESGANNIIVSQGANALITKEDIKEELINKYDIIVMQLEIPLEIAKYSAKISKKLNKIVVLNPSPAIKLDKEFLSYIDILIPNETEINIIGGIDYVFDCGVKNIILTLGKKGCELITKENNKINRKTFNAYNVEVVDTTAAGDSFLGGIVRMLAEDKTIEEAITFAMKVANITVTRKGAIDSIPTYEEVINKKWN
- a CDS encoding VIT1/CCC1 transporter family protein, with the translated sequence MEISEKTLKFLLNMQQNEINEYHVYLNLVKFVKKEDDKKVLTDIAKEELIHSKTLEKYTNKKLKPQKLKVFKFFILSVLFGYTFVIKIMEGGEKNAEYIYSKIEEEIPDAKKIAFEEDEHENKLIAILDEERLKYIGSMVLGLSDALVEISGTLAGLSFALQNNKLVALSGIITGISATLSMASSEYLSAKSDGNKNAFKSSLYTGIIYLLTVSFLITPYLIFPNDKCVYALITMIIIVICIIFIFTYYVSVAKSLPFRNRFFEMVSISLTVAGISFFIGILVKNFLGIDI
- a CDS encoding YcxB family protein; translation: MIKEFKYKIEINDFIDFQLHYLKTNSQIKSSAKKSVIILIAIYILIFIAIILFFKGDNYFIIVPAILLSALFSLIQIKTYKNRLNKKIIKKIYQYVDDRKLDGVFGDKILTICEDKIIFKEDRGEMTFNKSDIKNIDFSEKSIFIYTDNTSAIIIPKSYLSKEDIDFLINYKN
- a CDS encoding class I SAM-dependent methyltransferase is translated as MKETILDKFLRKYRIRMVKPTIEKYNNCRLLDVGCGWEAKLLKSIENYIDYGVGIDFKPPKLKTEKLETIKSVLEKELPFENESFDVVTMLAVLEHLSYPEDILKEIRRVLKKDGRLIITVPSKIAKPILEFLAYNMHVIDRLEIEDHKKYYNKKDIFEAAEISNFIVEKHKYFQLRCNNFAILKKNIN
- a CDS encoding LysM peptidoglycan-binding domain-containing protein, with amino-acid sequence MATKKTNNEENSKRNSASKKSAEISKTSKKQTASLKKKTDGQIKKTTTKKTATKKSVEVPKKTVSSSIRKIEPIKTDDIEKKEERESIKLLREAIKAKSKNISKPVSVKKHLIIKDEEIKENETASNTTESSIINKENAKNVEKADYIFNEFKKKEETKEIKTENKTFSKNTYSKSDIFKKPVIIRSPIEAEELKRNIENSKFNQSEMDEAIENAAMIEEDTPIEDYSIYSSKKLEELRKKDIKIIETEDEMKASGIPEVERKPAQPYTAPAHSSAKKQKKSNKLIAIIGIIIIILGLSYLGFQFFGNKTDALEDDFYSTISTNENETNNIISSTTTNTNENISQTNETENITNEISKTNDIAKQNSDKVIETNDIKSVSSNNTIIQSNIATSPKPNLPNTPNIPNPPIIPNPPAKNTNAYLGGNTYRTKWTDTLTSIASSELGDARRWPTIYVMNENIFKDPDSLVFNKDIKIPEGAKKKVDEMNAEERRALYNDYMRVAEIYLSIGKTNSANTMKSRANSIIK
- a CDS encoding YkgJ family cysteine cluster protein; amino-acid sequence: MKNIKKKNIILGFSCKGCGTCCKEKGYIFFNKSDISKASKYLGITPLIFISKYLDYDDSLGYHIKVDNENRCHFLDKNDKCLIHKAKPTQCKTFPYWKEYTDKNRNLISGKFNRPCKGAIVKK
- a CDS encoding outer membrane beta-barrel protein, translated to MKNIKKFIVIMAMTMIFSVSAFAASGFEFILNVPLGLGIGIPSKSEKDIKWKSGIGFDAGVTAQLGYMLQVKSGFGISVLGELGYAHTTRALTQKYEELGTKISIYAAYIMDSFQIGLLPKINIGAFAIGIGGGVKIPVAFQLSSKAKIGDTTIKGKEKIDMKVFRDNYSPAIIGYIKGTFDYSIFFTDKLAFNIGLYLGYDMLKTKATPELGEKSEIEGVFDIGVELGLKFGPKA
- a CDS encoding response regulator; the encoded protein is MASYPLGINPKTEKQYKVMIVDDSSTIRIAEKKILLSENFNVMLEADGAMTALKQLKESPDRPDILMIDFEMPQMNGIDLLKRIRALNYEGKVIVVTSYANKGILSEFLKLKIDGYVVKPVQRQTIIQHLAKVLGRDDYIK
- the mutL gene encoding DNA mismatch repair endonuclease MutL, with the protein product MNKKIMKLPDSVANRIAAGEVIERPASMLKELLENAIDSKADNIEVSTQESGIKSMIVEDNGEGIKFEELPLAISHHATSKIHSIEDLDSINTLGFRGEALASISDVTNLEIISKNANENNGGKIIVEGGKIIEHKPAAASKGTKIIAKNLFFNIPARYKFLKHTSREFFLMKEVFDAEALVQPNISMRLTNNGRLAISYAKAKSLKDRIENYLNDNDIFSNLIEINIEKENISIYGLFSNSKISQSIKKNNFIFLNNRPIENRAISFAIKNAYSNTIPKERYPFYFLYINIDCNKVDVNVHPSKKEVRIKNERETSAMIYNEIFNKINEGAYFSSVNIETDIESTPIFKIQNAENYANQYNNYNNTKEYYNSYQIKEFSKFAPERDLREFGEYTKAVGQIFSSYIVAERGEEMYIIDQHAAYERLNYERIYKTLTKGKLEYEKLLVPCEIEYRDYEIDILNSHKETIEAIGIKFETNSKNSIIIEEVPIYMPKNQKIEKMIKDILDIYISKGENNSLEKLIKHTCSSISCKYSPKAGDRLSNSDIQILLDLLEKENILTNCPHGRPFVLRLSKDYLDRKFFR
- a CDS encoding DMT family transporter, giving the protein MINKKNKKTLEKLGTLGIFLTALIWGYSFVAVKVVVEKVPPFYLVGFRNLIGGLFLAIIFFRYFKMTKLKDILLSLPVGIALFFGFFFQTMGAQFITASKVAFFTGSNVIFVPFLAWIIYKKRPHISSFVAAIITIIGLYFLTLANGLNEVKIGDLFAILCAVVFAIHLILIDAIIEYVNGILMAIWQLIIAGIISLSFALITKTSLNIEILSRGDIISFLYLAIGGSGLAYLLQTVSQKYVSVNKTSILLNLEAFLGALCGVIFMNDKLTFNFVLGGILVISAIFICELGNNIKSD